In a single window of the Lineus longissimus chromosome 4, tnLinLong1.2, whole genome shotgun sequence genome:
- the LOC135486215 gene encoding toll-like receptor 4 — protein sequence MNEHRSYVPLRVHRLLLGILLFLEGFQTEFIDHGVCFRCLCDGRERSVACKGIQLEEIFPLPFETRYLDIDRSCGGSGRLTADSSSSSYTFRAVSITNSCLKTFNVNAFRNLENLVKLDLSGNVLTRFDSFENVKFDNLKYLILDRNNFVNISTDFLSSLPKLESLSIRDNAVHDVKAFTESFRDLYKLSLLDLRGNPLGKISIDGFVNLPPSLRTLTLSDCQLVAIHDDAFRNLSDHLEDLDISGNHLSLNQLKGLFLGFKPQSAIKVLRLSRLDIEEIPPDPLWSRMPNLETLDFTGNRIDDVSYVAFTGLRLKKLCMDYNRITTLGDVENETTLQHLVVWSLSNNRLTNIPILNLPLLTSIHLGMNKITQIIPSHFSSMPNIKSINLTKNAISDIDALTFDGLKVRSLDLSGNDIKRWEWTNGLQIVEYLNVSGNSLTYFSSEVLKSTGESLVSLDFTSNEIRDVAHDSFSTLPSLRHLRLGGNSFGQHIESGSLLPLFRDLPDLTSLDLSNMALATIPQEQFGNLTSLRRLYLSDNMISKLCDTSSRHLEESLHVFDVKRNRLKEIDTDYLKHLPSLKKVNFANNPFHCSCAVDSFRQWINDSKIEVVDFRGKGYDCTSPESARGVPLRAYEAQDCHDTQMSKLQIVIAYSVGSFLLICIIVVVVSFSFKRCAFCKKPRYAYVGGDEFEWSGKRRILYVFILCRKMRGWCPRRDNKNFYIKHSNSQPLTERTVC from the coding sequence ATGAATGAACACCGATCGTACGTTCCTCTCCGCGTTCATAGACTTCTGTTGGGGATATTACTTTTTCTCGAAGGATTTCAAACCGAGTTTATCGACCATGGAGTATGCTTCAGGTGCCTCTGCGATGGAAGGGAGAGGTCCGTGGCTTGTAAAGGGATACAACTTGAGGAGATTTTCCCTCTACCGTTCGAGACGCGCTACCTGGACATCGACAGAAGCTGCGGTGGTTCAGGTCGGTTGACCGCAGACTCTTCATCCTCGAGCTACACCTTTCGGGCGGTAAGCATTACGAATTCCTGTCTGAAAACCTTCAACGTGAACGCTTTCCGTAACTTAGAGAATCTAGTGAAACTAGACTTGAGTGGAAATGTCCTCACAAGATTTGACAGTTTCGAAAACGTCAAATTCGACAATTTGAAATACTTGATTTTAGATCGTAATAATTTCGTGAACATTTCTACAGACTTTCTTTCATCGCTTCCAAAGTTAGAGTCGCTTAGCATACGAGACAATGCAGTCCATGACGTAAAGGCCTTTACTGAATCCTTCAGGGATCTTTACAAACTTTCGCTCCTAGATTTGCGGGGTAACCCACTGGGAAAGATTTCAATTGATGGGTTTGTCAACCTGCCGCCGTCCCTCAGAACACTCACTCTCAGTGACTGCCAACTTGTGGCGATCCACGATGACGCATTTAGGAATCTCAGTGACCATCTCGAGGATCTTGACATATCAGGGAACCATTTGTCCCTGAATCAACTGAAGGGCTTATTCCTCGGGTTCAAGCCTCAAAGTGCAATTAAAGTTCTGCGGCTATCTCGCTTGGATATTGAAGAGATTCCGCCTGATCCACTGTGGAGTCGAATGCCCAACTTAGAAACCCTCGATTTCACTGGGAACCGTATTGATGACGTAAGTTACGTTGCTTTCACTGGATTACGCTTGAAGAAACTGTGCATGGATTACAACAGGATTACAACTTTAGGTGATGTTGAGAATGAAACCACTCTTCAGCATCTTGTGGTATGGTCTCTTAGCAACAATCGCCTGACAAACATCCCTATATTAAATCTACCGTTGCTAACTAGCATCCATCTTGGCATGAATAAGATAACTCAAATTATTCCAAGTCACTTTTCGTCCATGCCCAACATAAAGTCGATAAATCTTACAAAAAATGCCATCTCGGATATAGATGCTTTGACCTTCGATGGGCTCAAGGTCAGATCGCTTGACCTATCTGGAAATGACATAAAGCGGTGGGAATGGACAAATGGATTACAAATCGTGGAATATTTGAATGTTTCTGGGAATTCTTTGACGTATTTTTCTTCTGAAGTGTTGAAGTCAACTGGGGAGAGTTTAGTTTCATTAGATTTTACTTCAAATGAAATACGTGATGTAGCACATGACAGCTTCTCGACGTTGCCATCTTTGAGGCATCTCAGACTCGGCGGGAACAGCTTCGGTCAACACATCGAAAGTGGCTCTCTGCTCCCTTTATTCCGTGATCTACCGGATTTAACATCACTCGACCTGTCCAACATGGCTCTGGCCACAATCCCGCAGGAGCAATTCGGTAATTTGACATCTTTGCGGCGACTATACCTAAGTGACAATATGATTTCTAAGCTCTGTGATACGTCCTCGAGACATCTCGAGGAAAGCCTTCATGTGTTCGACGTCAAGCGCAACCGTCTGAAGGAGATTGATACAGACTATCTCAAACACTTGCCTTCGCTGAAGAAGGTAAATTTTGCTAATAACCCTTTCCATTGCAGCTGTGCTGTTGATTCGTTCAGGCAGTGGATTAACGATTCCAAGATCGAGGTTGTGGACTTCCGCGGAAAAGGGTATGACTGCACGTCCCCGGAAAGTGCCCGGGGTGTCCCGCTACGGGCGTACGAGGCCCAAGACTGCCATGACACCCAAATGTCCAAATTGCAAATAGTCATTGCCTATTCCGTTGGCAGTTTTCTTTTAATTTGTATAATTGTTGTAGTCGTTTCGTTTAGTTTTAAACGCTGTGCATTTTGTAAAAAGCCGCGGTACGCGTATGTTGGCGGTGATGAGTTTGAGTGGAGTGGTAAGCGAAGAATTTTGTATGTGTTCATTTTATGTCGGAAAATGAGGGGCTGGTGTCCGCGGCGTGACAACAAGAACTTTTACATCAAGCATTCGAATTCGCAGCCACTAACTGAGAGGACTGTGTGCTGA
- the LOC135487262 gene encoding toll-like receptor 2: MTTRTGNPLVVTSRMADRTNPGTNIPLWPWLFPMLVLLLAMPTSYSNTRHVEKLYHGCELSNYTDTIAQRCLQRVTCLWLGGETFNNVTRNISRIPVKELNITKCRRAAVPTSIVLNQQSLAPVSGLIGLHIEDCSVSLIENNTFQRMTSLRFLRLIRAQISELDRSIFSSLLNLEQLDLSSNPIRHLSLELAPKLNSLILGDCLLEDFSIWASIKGVGENLQLSKLDLHASRDSSRKHGNISVVRGLTNLINNASELILDGNNLNFTETFSFAGSKVTNISMLSITVWNSTHLDDIGGALKGKLVEKLVVRKPKSAKSMSYKYVTFDAFEEVDLKELVVEANFHHPNVGPTNPFRKLVNLTGLYLRDCAYDVKYVPSNFTGILKNLEHLSLNYASLDNLRVHGLKSLRTLDLSNNIAGKRNHQLNITEVENLRSLNLSCVNASIQLRIEHCVGFRQLILRNITISEYKVGVNMTLWQTHIPCLKQLDLSSNNADYFPFFTWISNVRDAFLGLEHIEELDLNDTDIGAVDREDLKYVFKPLKGLKRLNLADSLFKHDYPVVIFQNQAELEELDWSSNAITAIGSVVFSTLRRLRSLDLRNNQLIYISGKVFTTLTNLQTLLMWENSFACNCKLRGFTYWLSRSKFVIPKDAICESYSEPCRSPPKHVGHRLESFLPTWLDCENHRAIVALSTSLVLLFCLSVSLSVVAYRKRLSIRYWYVIRKLKRKRERPRPGYIPLSRRHSYDVFIAYMPQEQRWVEHTFRPELEQSKDVAFRVATVDREFQVSGRPEVIDLVEGGFGHSSHVIFIVTDEFLSWEKSDYMMTQAEVMYLEKGCPEPILVLKERITTMDQAPLSYKRLIRHVVRLHWPQGQGYTEDFWKNLRLVLLGELNPSRTKAIYAGY, encoded by the coding sequence ATGACAACAAGGACAGGTAaccctctggttgtgacatcgaGAATGGCTGACAGGACCAACCCAGGGACAAATATTCCATTATGGCCGTGGTTATTCCCGATGCTGGTGCTACTCTTGGCCATGCCGACTTCATACTCGAACACCAGGCACGTCGAGAAGCTTTACCACGGATGCGAACTTAGCAACTATACCGACACAATAGCGCAAAGATGCTTGCAGAGGGTGACTTGTCTGTGGTTGGGAGGAGAAACCTTCAATAATGTAACCAGAAACATCTCCCGGATCCCCGTCAAAGAGCTGAACATCACGAAGTGTCGCCGGGCTGCAGTGCCGACCTCAATCGTCCTTAACCAACAGTCCCTAGCTCCGGTCAGTGGTCTTATCGGTCTTCACATCGAGGATTGCAGTGTGTCCCTAATAGAAAATAACACTTTTCAACGAATGACAAGTCTTCGCTTTCTGCGGTTGATCCGGGCACAGATCAGTGAATTGGATCGTAGTATCTTCAGCTCGTTACTTAACTTAGAGCAATTGGACCTCTCGTCCAATCCGATCCGTCACTTAAGCCTGGAACTGGCACCGAAATTAAACAGCTTAATTCTTGGTGATTGTCTACTCGAAGACTTCTCTATTTGGGCCAGTATCAAAGGTGTTGGGGAGAATTTGCAGCTTTCCAAACTAGACTTACACGCTTCCCGAGACTCATCCCGTAAACATGGTAACATCAGCGTCGTGAGGGGGTTAACGAACCTTATCAACAACGCCTCGGAGTTGATTCTTGACGGAAACAACCTTAACTTCACTGAGACCTTTTCCTTTGCTGGGTCAAAGGTCACGAACATATCCATGCTGTCAATCACAGTTTGGAACAGCACACATCTTGATGATATTGGAGGCGCGCTGAAAGGCAAACTTGTTGAGAAACTAGTCGTGAGGAAGCCAAAAAGCGCAAAATCTATGTCATATAAGTATGTTACTTTCGATGCTTTCGAGGAAGTCGACTTGAAGGAACTTGTGGTTGAAGCGAACTTTCATCACCCCAATGTAGGTCCAACGAATCCTTTTAGGAAGCTTGTGAACCTCACGGGGCTTTATCTTCGGGATTGTGCATATGATGTCAAATACGTTCCAAGTAACTTCACGGGTATTCTGAAAAATCTAGAGCACCTCAGTCTCAACTATGCGTCGTTAGACAACCTGCGTGTGCATGGTTTGAAATCGCTTCGAACCCTCGACCTGTCTAACAACATCGCTGGCAAACGCAACCACCAACTGAACATAACCGAAGTGGAAAATCTTCGTTCTCTAAACCTGTCTTGTGTCAACGCATCAATTCAACTGCGAATAGAACATTGTGTTGGTTTTAGGCAACTGATCTTGCGGAACATCACAATATCGGAATACAAGGTGGGTGTCAACATGACTTTGTGGCAGACACACATCCCATGTCTGAAACAGCTCGACTTGAGTAGCAATAACGCGGATTATTTCCCCTTCTTCACTTGGATAAGCAACGTTAGGGATGCGTTTCTCGGGCTAGAACATATCGAAGAACTGGATTTAAACGACACGGACATCGGCGCCGTCGACAGGGAGGATTTAAAGTATGTTTTTAAGCCTCTCAAGGGCCTCAAGCGGCTGAACCTAGCTGATAGTCTATTCAAACACGACTACCCGGTGGTGATCTTCCAAAACCAAGCCGAATTAGAAGAGCTTGATTGGTCATCGAATGCCATCACAGCCATTGGCAGTGTTGTCTTCAGTACCTTACGTAGGTTGCGTAGCCTCGACCTTCGCAATAACCAGCTGATTTATATTTCGGGTAAGGTTTTTACGACGCTGACGAATTTGCAAACCTTACTAATGTGGGAAAACAGTTTCGCGTGTAACTGCAAATTGAGGGGCTTCACTTATTGGCTAAGTCGCAGCAAATTCGTTATTCCGAAGGACGCGATTTGCGAAAGTTACTCCGAGCCTTGTCGGAGCCCACCAAAGCATGTTGGTCATCGACTTGAAAGTTTTCTTCCAACGTGGTTAGACTGCGAAAACCATCGGGCCATTGTAGCACTCTCAACATCCCTCGTACTTTTATTTTGCTTATCAGTATCCCTCTCAGTCGTCGCCTATCGAAAGCGTCTGTCAATCCGTTACTGGTACGTCATCCGAAAACTTAAGCGTAAAAGGGAACGCCCACGGCCTGGTTACATACCTTTATCGCGTCGTCATAGCTACGACGTATTCATCGCATACATGCCCCAAGAACAAAGATGGGTGGAACATACATTCCGTCCAGAACTGGAACAGTCTAAAGATGTTGCTTTCAGAGTTGCTACGGTTGATAGAGAGTTCCAAGTTTCTGGCCGACCGGAAGTCATCGACTTGGTGGAAGGTGGCTTCGGGCACAGCAGTCACGTTATCTTTATCGTCACCGATGAATTTCTTAGCTGGGAGAAATCGGACTACATGATGACACAGGCCGAGGTTATGTACCTCGAGAAGGGCTGCCCTGAGCCTATTCTGGTGCTCAAGGAAAGGATAACCACGATGGACCAAGCACCTCTCAGCTATAAGCGACTTATACGTCACGTGGTCCGCCTCCATTGGcctcaaggtcaaggttataCTGAGGATTTCTGGAAGAATCTACGACTTGTGTTGCTTGGAGAGTTGAACCCTTCAAGGACAAAAGCAATTTACGCTGGGTACTAG